One region of Primulina tabacum isolate GXHZ01 chromosome 1, ASM2559414v2, whole genome shotgun sequence genomic DNA includes:
- the LOC142505208 gene encoding uncharacterized protein LOC142505208, translating to MVFHSSVDCSNKTKIADFILSLLNKVIDEIGEENVVQVVTDSEGANKAAGAKLMMERPHLFWSPCAAHCLDLILEDVGKMEKVKKCIEKAKQITSFIYNSDKLVNLMKTFTNDRELLRPGITRFATEFISIESLVRHTSDLKRLCTSAEWEEINNTSRRRKIAEKTVTWMQDFGRELVMFVLQWNHL from the coding sequence ATGGTATTTCATAGTTCAGTTGATTGCTCCAACAAAACAAAGATAGCTGATTTCATTTTATCTCTATTGAATAAAGTGATTGACGAGATTGGAGAAGAAAATGTTGTGCAAGTTGTTACTGATAGTGAAGGTGCAAATAAGGCTGCAGGTGCAAAATTGATGATGGAAAGACCACATTTGTTTTGGTCTCCTTGTGCAGCACATTGTCTTGACCTCATTTTGGAAGATGTTGGTAAGATGGAAAAGGTAAAAAAGTGTATTGAAAAAGCCAAACAAATCACAAGTTTCATATACAACAGTGATAAACTTGTGAATTTGATGAAAACATTTACCAATGATCGTGAATTGTTAAGACCAGGAATAACCCGCTTTGCTACAGAATTTATTTCTATTGAAAGTCTTGTTCGGCATACTTCAGATTTGAAGAGATTGTGCACTTCTGCGGAGTGGGAAGAAATCAATAATACCAGCAGAAGAAGAAAAATAGCCGAAAAAACTGTTACATGGATGCAAGATTTTGGAAGAGAGCTCGTGATGTTTGTGCTGCAATGGAACCACTTGTAA